DNA from Mycolicibacterium alvei:
GGACATGTCACGTAGGTACACCCGCTTGCCGCCGGAACGACCGTGACCGCGGTGGTCCAGGGCATATACGACGAGTCCCGCCTGCCCGAACCGCTGCGCGACGTGGTGGTACCGCCCGGCGTGTTCACCCAGGCCGTGAGAGAGGACGACGACGCCGCGCGGCGCGGTCTTGGGCGTCCATACGTCGTAGACGATGCGGACCCCGCCGACGCCGTCAAAGGTCTGCTCACTACGCGTGCTGGTCACCCTGGCGAGCGTAGCCGCACTGGTCGGACATTTTCCGCTCGAAGTTGTCAGCGGTGCTGCGTAAGCTCGCGAATGTGACGGTCCTCGCTCACCGCCTCGAAGATGACAATCCGGCCGACGTATTCCTGGCCGACGCCCAGCGCTACCGCCGTGAGCTGCTGGCGCACTGCTACCGGATGACCGGCTCGCTGCACGATGCCGAGGATCTGGTGCAGGAAACCTATCTGCGCGCCTGGAAGGCGTACGGGGGTTTCGAGGGGAAGTCCTCGGTGCGCACCTGGTTGTATCGCATCGCCACCAATACGTGCCTGACGGCGTTGGAGGGCAGGCAACGCCGTCCGCTGCCCTCCGGCCTGGGCACTCCGAGTTCGTCGCCCACCGATGAGATCTCCGAACGCCACGAGATTCCGTGGCTGCAGCCGCTTCCCGATTCCACCGACGACCCCGCGGATCCCAGCACGATCGTGGGGACGCGCGACTCGGTGCGACTGGCTTTCGTCGCCGCGCTGCAACACCTGTCAGCGCGCCAACGGGCGGTGCTGGTGATGCGCGAGGTACTGCAGTGGAAGGCCTCCGAAGTAGGTGAGGCGATCGGAACGTCGACAGCGGCGGTCAACAGCCTGTTGCAGCGCGCGCGGGCCCAGCTCAACGCGGTGGGCCCCAGCCAGGACGATGCGATCGACCCGCCCGACTCCCCGCACGCACAGAACCTGCTGGACAGGTACATGGCCGCCTTCGAGGCCTACGACATCGACACGCTGGTCGAGTTGTTCACCGCCGAGGCGATCTGGGAGATGCCGCCGTTCGATACCTGGTATCAGGGACCGCAGGCCATCGGCGATCTGTCCCGCTACAAGTGCCCCGCCGAGAAGCCCGGGGACATGCGGTTCGTCGCGACGAGCGCCAATGGCCAGCCCGCCGCGGCGATGTACCTGCTGAATCCCGGTACGGGCCGGCACGACGCCTTTCAGCTCCATGTCCTCGACATCGGCCAGGACGGCATCTCGCATGTGGTGGCGTTCATGGAGCCCTCGTTGTTCGAGAAGTTCGGGCTGCCGGCTGCGCTTTGAGCGCCTCGGCGCCTTGGAGCCTCGGACGTCGAGTGGCCAGTTACGCCACACGATCTTCTGAAATCCGTGCAATAACTGGCCACCCGGCGCCTCGGGCCTGCAATGCCGCACAAACCCGAGCGACGATGACATGTGGGCGATACCTCAGCATGTCGGAGCTGACCCTGACGATCAGCCAACCCCGTGCAGCGAGCTCGGCGTAGCGGTCGATGTCGTTGGCCCGCACCCGAGGATCGGTCCAGTGCTGGGCGCCCTCGTATTCGACCCCGACCTTGAACTGGGCATAGCCCATGTCTATCCGCGCAGACCGTCTGGCACCAAAGTTCCCATGCACCACGATC
Protein-coding regions in this window:
- a CDS encoding sigma-70 family RNA polymerase sigma factor; its protein translation is MSAVLRKLANVTVLAHRLEDDNPADVFLADAQRYRRELLAHCYRMTGSLHDAEDLVQETYLRAWKAYGGFEGKSSVRTWLYRIATNTCLTALEGRQRRPLPSGLGTPSSSPTDEISERHEIPWLQPLPDSTDDPADPSTIVGTRDSVRLAFVAALQHLSARQRAVLVMREVLQWKASEVGEAIGTSTAAVNSLLQRARAQLNAVGPSQDDAIDPPDSPHAQNLLDRYMAAFEAYDIDTLVELFTAEAIWEMPPFDTWYQGPQAIGDLSRYKCPAEKPGDMRFVATSANGQPAAAMYLLNPGTGRHDAFQLHVLDIGQDGISHVVAFMEPSLFEKFGLPAAL